One stretch of Prosthecobacter debontii DNA includes these proteins:
- a CDS encoding DNA methyltransferase, which yields MAEHLADESVDLCVSSIPFGALFMYSGKAEDIGNNADGVDMRANQFGLHMRFFIEQLRRVLKPGRNACIHIQQLLRYVNQHGYMGRRDFRGAVVDLFAAGGLEWVGEVVIPKNPQVIAQRLSLHSLMFVTAKTNATKLAPAVNDYVMIFQKPGDCEPPVRAMRCAEKNPGGWVSSEEWIKWAHGVWDDIQETDVLDGWKSAREKDEEKHVCLASGSLVLTRNGYVPIETVESGDMVLTHMGRWRRVLEKRHMGFKPVVQVEAQGVAELKCTSDHRFWTRNCAGRGGKGRAAGSMNPSGHRRRARSAQPEWMEAHQTLGSYVNLPLPPVEDSPLTADDWWIIGRWLGDGHLDSRERAHISCSHAEAEGLLTRLGKRAGSVAKRETATQIALKDRQGQHSTQFTAMLKRCGRGAAGKRLPVEALSLEPVKAESLLAGYLSADGHYVAKHKRWTASSVSRALLLGMAMVAQRARGVAASVYAGRPAGSTAIQGRTVNTRQDWILGIPPRNVSAMMLNDGAWKKVRKIEATGEAEVWDLQVEGDESFVAEGCVVHNCPLQLEVIRRCVKLYTSPGETVLDPFMGIGSTAYVAIEQGRNAVGFELKESYHALALRNLEKQQREMEDAAVSDLFSLPVLGTLDIDNHRMVEGSLP from the coding sequence ATGGCCGAACACCTAGCCGACGAGTCCGTTGACCTATGTGTCAGCAGCATTCCTTTCGGCGCTCTCTTCATGTATTCCGGCAAGGCGGAGGACATCGGCAACAATGCTGATGGAGTGGACATGCGGGCCAATCAGTTCGGGCTGCACATGCGGTTCTTCATTGAGCAGCTTCGCCGTGTGCTCAAACCCGGCCGTAACGCCTGCATTCACATTCAGCAGCTTCTCCGTTACGTGAACCAGCATGGCTACATGGGCCGTCGTGACTTCCGTGGTGCCGTTGTTGACCTCTTCGCTGCTGGTGGCCTTGAGTGGGTGGGTGAAGTCGTTATTCCCAAAAATCCCCAGGTCATCGCACAACGTCTAAGCCTGCACAGCCTGATGTTCGTCACTGCCAAGACGAACGCCACCAAGTTAGCACCCGCCGTTAACGACTATGTGATGATCTTCCAGAAGCCGGGGGATTGTGAACCACCAGTGAGAGCTATGCGCTGTGCAGAGAAGAACCCTGGTGGCTGGGTATCCTCTGAGGAGTGGATCAAGTGGGCTCATGGCGTGTGGGATGACATCCAAGAAACTGACGTGCTAGACGGCTGGAAATCAGCGCGGGAAAAGGACGAGGAGAAACATGTCTGCCTTGCCTCGGGTTCGCTGGTGCTGACGCGCAACGGGTATGTGCCGATTGAGACGGTTGAGTCTGGCGACATGGTGCTGACTCACATGGGGCGCTGGCGTCGTGTGCTGGAAAAGCGGCACATGGGATTCAAGCCTGTGGTTCAGGTGGAAGCTCAAGGAGTAGCTGAACTGAAATGCACGTCGGATCATCGCTTCTGGACGCGCAATTGCGCGGGACGGGGCGGCAAGGGGCGGGCGGCAGGCTCCATGAATCCATCAGGCCACCGCCGCCGGGCGCGGTCGGCACAGCCGGAATGGATGGAGGCGCACCAAACACTGGGCAGCTATGTCAATCTGCCGCTGCCGCCCGTCGAGGATTCGCCGCTGACAGCAGATGATTGGTGGATCATCGGGCGCTGGCTGGGTGACGGGCATCTGGACTCACGCGAACGGGCGCATATCTCATGCAGCCATGCGGAGGCCGAGGGCTTGCTGACACGTCTAGGCAAGCGGGCCGGGTCGGTGGCGAAGCGGGAGACAGCAACGCAAATTGCGCTCAAGGACCGCCAGGGGCAGCACAGCACACAGTTTACAGCCATGCTGAAGCGCTGTGGGCGTGGTGCAGCCGGAAAGAGGCTGCCAGTTGAGGCGCTATCTTTGGAGCCGGTGAAGGCGGAATCTTTACTTGCCGGGTATCTTTCCGCAGACGGTCATTATGTGGCCAAGCACAAGCGCTGGACGGCCTCCAGTGTTTCGCGCGCGCTGTTGCTGGGCATGGCGATGGTAGCGCAACGGGCACGCGGTGTGGCGGCGAGCGTTTACGCTGGACGGCCTGCCGGAAGCACGGCCATTCAAGGCCGCACGGTGAACACGCGCCAGGATTGGATTTTGGGAATCCCCCCGCGCAATGTTTCCGCAATGATGCTCAATGATGGAGCATGGAAAAAGGTGCGGAAGATCGAAGCCACGGGCGAGGCTGAGGTTTGGGATTTGCAGGTGGAAGGTGACGAGAGCTTTGTGGCTGAAGGCTGCGTTGTTCACAATTGCCCGCTCCAGTTGGAAGTCATCCGCCGCTGTGTGAAGCTCTATACATCTCCAGGTGAAACCGTGCTAGATCCTTTCATGGGCATCGGCAGCACTGCCTATGTCGCCATTGAACAGGGCCGCAACGCGGTCGGCTTTGAACTCAAGGAAAGCTACCACGCCCTCGCTCTGCGCAACCTCGAGAAGCAACAGCGAGAGATGGAAGACGCCGCCGTGAGCGACCTTTTC
- a CDS encoding PD-(D/E)XK nuclease-like domain-containing protein, which yields MDYLPIFKRLPSYFTQRPMSVKYGMSHQVYAELPSLNASILKKRTPLDMLWEMRCPDDRPPKDCFDLGGQLHCAVLEPERWQSEFHVYDGDLPTQAERARWSQPLIWIPPDAPKKPTKAQLNAPKPSAKAKESIDWWQDFTLRAGGRTIVSEEEYCRAMEWQQFQEKTSGKLLLTSAEHDQVMQMRAALFRHHEIRRLLEAPGENEAVVEVWDPEYGVMKKARFDRLPNKTFNGKGDAVPSFVLDVKTTSANIDSDWAIRNEILKWGYHIQARYYLDILAAVLDEPARDRFYIPFVTTKEPYKARLYELHVQTPGDNLLIDAGNILYQRGEHTVGRLPMFIDAAHEFIQRVRECHEDPLGAWTAYEHEPARLVEASTNRN from the coding sequence ATGGATTACCTGCCCATCTTCAAACGCCTGCCGAGCTACTTCACGCAGCGGCCCATGTCCGTCAAATATGGCATGTCTCACCAGGTCTATGCCGAGTTGCCCTCACTGAACGCCAGCATCCTGAAGAAGCGCACGCCTCTCGACATGCTGTGGGAGATGCGTTGCCCTGATGATCGGCCACCAAAGGATTGTTTCGACTTAGGAGGTCAACTCCATTGCGCCGTTCTCGAACCGGAACGCTGGCAGAGTGAATTCCATGTCTATGACGGCGACCTACCGACTCAGGCAGAGCGCGCGCGTTGGAGCCAACCCCTCATCTGGATTCCCCCAGATGCGCCCAAGAAGCCCACAAAGGCCCAGCTCAACGCCCCCAAGCCGTCAGCCAAGGCCAAGGAGTCTATCGATTGGTGGCAAGACTTCACCCTGCGAGCAGGAGGCCGGACCATTGTTAGCGAGGAGGAGTATTGCAGAGCCATGGAGTGGCAGCAGTTCCAAGAGAAGACATCAGGGAAGCTACTCCTCACCTCCGCTGAGCATGATCAAGTGATGCAGATGCGCGCGGCCCTGTTTCGTCATCATGAGATCCGTCGTTTGCTCGAAGCTCCTGGTGAAAATGAAGCCGTCGTCGAAGTCTGGGATCCTGAATACGGCGTGATGAAAAAGGCACGCTTCGACCGCCTGCCTAACAAGACTTTCAATGGCAAGGGCGATGCGGTGCCCTCCTTCGTTCTGGATGTCAAAACCACCTCGGCCAATATCGATAGCGACTGGGCCATACGAAATGAGATCCTGAAATGGGGCTATCACATCCAGGCCCGTTATTACCTCGACATCCTCGCCGCCGTCTTGGATGAACCCGCTCGCGATCGGTTTTACATCCCTTTCGTCACCACCAAGGAGCCCTACAAAGCACGGCTTTATGAACTCCACGTGCAGACTCCAGGAGACAACCTCCTGATTGATGCGGGCAATATCCTCTATCAGCGCGGTGAGCACACCGTGGGGCGGCTCCCCATGTTCATTGATGCAGCGCATGAGTTCATTCAGCGCGTTCGGGAGTGCCACGAAGATCCCCTCGGCGCCTGGACGGCCTACGAGCACGAACCCGCGCGCCTCGTCGAGGCCAGCACAAACCGCAACTGA
- a CDS encoding pentapeptide repeat-containing protein gives AADLSAANLSAANLRAADLRDANLRDADLRDAKADFLAEVLKLPNELEFLRVALVEGRVDGSTYSGECACLAGTLAHARGIEKYQGENIPAAVPFQAAASSPRERFFLAISKGDTPETNAASKVALEWTDEAIAIRDNIIRLMSPAANHTADINPAS, from the coding sequence GTGCCGCCGACCTGAGTGCCGCCAACCTGAGTGCCGCCAACCTGCGTGCCGCCGACCTGCGTGACGCCAACCTGCGTGACGCCGACCTGCGTGACGCCAAAGCCGACTTCCTAGCAGAGGTTCTCAAGCTTCCTAATGAGCTTGAGTTCCTCCGCGTGGCCCTGGTTGAGGGGCGCGTGGATGGCTCCACCTACTCCGGCGAGTGCGCCTGCCTCGCTGGCACTCTCGCTCATGCGCGCGGTATTGAAAAATACCAAGGCGAGAACATCCCAGCTGCGGTGCCTTTTCAGGCTGCCGCGTCTTCACCACGCGAGCGGTTCTTTCTAGCTATTAGCAAGGGTGACACTCCAGAGACAAATGCCGCTTCCAAGGTCGCTCTGGAGTGGACTGATGAGGCTATCGCCATTCGCGACAACATCATCCGCTTAATGTCACCAGCGGCTAATCATACGGCTGACATTAATCCAGCCTCCTGA
- a CDS encoding pentapeptide repeat-containing protein translates to MQFTIHNRWTNEIKCTAEIECSEDTPRSIKLGLAVRWAVKNSINLRAADLRDANLRAADLRAADLRDANLSAAN, encoded by the coding sequence ATGCAATTCACCATCCATAACCGTTGGACCAACGAAATTAAATGCACCGCAGAGATTGAGTGCTCTGAAGACACGCCGCGCAGCATCAAGCTTGGCCTTGCAGTCAGGTGGGCCGTTAAGAATAGCATCAACCTGCGTGCCGCCGACCTGCGTGACGCCAACCTGCGTGCCGCCGACCTGCGTGCCGCCGACCTGCGTGACGCCAACCTGAGTGCCGCCAACC
- the bet gene encoding phage recombination protein Bet — protein MSTAIITQDAIEYTEEQRRLITDVLCKGASPVEVEFFMQVAQRCKLDPFRRQIHAVKRWDSKAKRETLTFQVGIDGLRAIAARTGEYAGNDDPVFVTESNVWHPTKATVTVYRMVHGQRIPFTSSVFWDEYVQTTREGAVTSMWQQRPFGQLGKCAEAAALRKAFPEESGGLYTEEEFREDHLPQPPPQPASPKEPPVYAEVTIKEPEPKPAPTTMEAETVEDPETPKLYDLLDAIREATTPEALKEFIADAEAFTVEKHKAAAKRTIQNRAKALGLTWDTATTSFIKIAK, from the coding sequence ATGAGCACCGCCATCATCACCCAAGACGCCATTGAATACACCGAGGAGCAGCGCCGCCTCATCACCGACGTGCTCTGCAAAGGCGCCTCCCCCGTCGAGGTCGAGTTCTTCATGCAGGTCGCACAGCGTTGTAAGTTAGACCCCTTCCGCCGTCAGATCCACGCGGTGAAGCGTTGGGATAGCAAAGCGAAACGCGAAACACTGACTTTCCAGGTCGGCATTGATGGGCTCCGCGCCATTGCCGCACGCACCGGTGAATATGCAGGCAATGACGATCCCGTCTTCGTCACCGAATCCAACGTCTGGCACCCGACTAAAGCCACCGTCACCGTTTATCGCATGGTGCATGGTCAGCGCATTCCATTCACCTCCTCAGTGTTCTGGGATGAATATGTGCAGACCACGAGGGAAGGTGCCGTCACCAGCATGTGGCAACAGCGACCTTTCGGACAGCTTGGCAAATGCGCCGAGGCCGCCGCGCTTCGCAAGGCTTTCCCAGAAGAGTCCGGCGGACTTTATACCGAGGAAGAATTTCGGGAAGATCATCTGCCACAGCCGCCTCCGCAGCCAGCATCTCCCAAAGAGCCACCCGTCTATGCCGAGGTCACGATCAAAGAGCCGGAGCCCAAGCCTGCACCCACCACCATGGAGGCGGAAACCGTCGAAGATCCCGAGACGCCTAAGCTCTACGATCTCTTGGATGCCATCCGCGAGGCGACCACCCCTGAGGCTCTCAAGGAGTTCATCGCTGATGCCGAGGCCTTCACGGTCGAGAAGCACAAGGCCGCCGCCAAACGCACCATCCAGAATCGTGCCAAAGCCCTGGGCCTAACGTGGGATACCGCCACCACATCCTTTATCAAAATCGCCAAATGA
- a CDS encoding ribbon-helix-helix protein, CopG family, translating into MTRVTLTLNKPLADSLREEAASEDRTVSSIARRAFKQYFEAKKATPTPRRKRKEAQP; encoded by the coding sequence ATGACACGCGTCACCTTGACCTTAAACAAGCCCCTCGCCGACTCGCTGCGGGAAGAAGCGGCCAGTGAAGACCGCACCGTTTCCAGCATCGCACGCCGTGCCTTCAAGCAATACTTCGAAGCGAAGAAAGCCACCCCCACTCCACGCCGGAAGCGGAAGGAGGCCCAGCCATGA
- a CDS encoding ribbon-helix-helix protein, CopG family: protein MANQRKKGIERVTLTLPDELLREIEAEAEELGVDRLALMRTILANRKASPRPTSKKRGAKAE, encoded by the coding sequence ATGGCCAACCAACGAAAAAAGGGAATCGAGAGGGTGACGCTGACCCTGCCGGATGAGCTGCTCCGCGAGATCGAAGCGGAGGCTGAAGAACTGGGGGTGGATCGGCTGGCGCTGATGCGCACGATCCTGGCTAACCGGAAAGCCAGCCCACGCCCCACGTCAAAGAAGCGTGGGGCAAAGGCAGAGTGA